The genomic interval TAATCCTGACCTTCTGTGCATTTTCATCGTTGGAGAATAGGAATAAGTCTATAGTATTTCAGGCTTCTAAAATGCTGGCATCGAGAGTTGTGAAATGGGCGATCGCTCAGCGTGTAGGCATATCAGGATTTATTCATTTGCTCTGAATAAAAGTTCTTAAAATTGATTGTCACATTCCTCATATTTAAGGCTATATTTTTATATATAGTGAAAGCTAGAGTTGTATTTAAATAGCTGAAAAACCTCTAGTCTGTGGTAAGGATATTTAGATGAGCGACGAACTCCCAACAACCCCGTTAACAGGAAAAGCTCTCCTGCAAAAGGTGAAAGAGCTATCCAATGTGCCTAGGCGTGAAAAAGCAAAGCGCTGCGGATATTACACAGTTGGCAAAAACAATCAAACTCGCGTAAATCTGGCTGACTTCTTTGAAGCGGTGTTAGCAGCAAAGGGGACCCAATTAAGTACCGAAAGCGTTAAAGATGGTCGTGGGCGCGAGCCGACGTATCGTGTGAGTGTTCACAGAAATGGTCAACTTGTCATTGGCTCAACTTATACAGAGAAAATGGGGCTGAAACCCGGTGATGAATTTAAAATCAAACTGGGGTATAAGCATATCCATTTGATCCAAGTTGATGCGGATAAAGATGATGATGAGGATTAACGCCTGCTTGGTAACGCAGGACTTTGTTTTCCCATCAATCAGACTACCTTTGGTCGGACATTCCAGGGTAAGAATTGATTGAGACGCTTTTTCAATCTGATAGTCTGACGGCGATCGCCTTTTTTGGATTCTGGGTTGGCCTGTGGCTACCCATTGCAGTTCCAGTGGCGATCGCTCTTCAATGGCGACCGTTCCAATCAATCACACCCACGCAAAAGCTGCCTCTAGTTTTAACGCTTTACACCGTTGCGCCTTTAGCTCTTTGGATAGTGAATCATGCTACAGATCGGTCGTGGGCAAGCTACGGCTGGGGGTTCAATGTCCAACTCCTGGCTTCCTGGGGGATCGGGCTTCTGGTCGGGATTGTAGGATTACTGTTGGCCTATGGGCTGCAAGTGCGCCTAGGATGGCTGAATTGGGTATGCTCTAACGAAGGCTCTAAAAGTTTAACCCTGGATGCGATCGCCCAAACAGCAGGACTGACGCTGCTTTTAGCCACAGTGGTTGGAGCGGTTGAAGAGCTAATTTTTCGAGGATTTTTGCTGAACTGTTTGCAAGGGAGTGCGGGGATTGTGACAGGGGCGATTGCCAGCAGTGCCATTTTTGCCCTCTTGCATCTCGTTTGGGAAGGGCGGAAAGGGCTGTGGCAACTGCCAGGACTCTGGTTGATGGGGATTGCTCTCGTCCTGGCTCGCAGTGTAGATCAGGGTCAGCTTGGCCTGCCGTGGGGACTCCATGCAGGTTGGGTGTGGGTGGTGGCGAGTCTAGATGCGCTGCCTGGGATGAAACCATCCGGTCAGGTTCCGGACTGGGTGACGGGAATGGCGGGACATCCCCTCGCCGGAATGGTGGGAATTGGGTTCATGCTGCTGATGGCGATCGCCCTTTACGTCATCGATCGAGTCGGACTCATTGGGGCAATGGGCTGATCCGAACCAGGGTGACGGGATTAATCGGCGCAAAGCGAGTTAAGGATGCGACGGGCACCGATCGGGCAAGCTGCACCTGGAGAAATTGGGCTTGCCACTGGTCAGAGCGGCGATCGAGCCAAGCCGTGGTGCGACTGAGGTGTTCCAGGGTGGCGATCGCCAAGACGATGATCCCCGCAGGGCGCAAGCGGTGTCGGCTGTAATCTAAGATTTTTTCCAACTGTCCGCCACTGCCACCAATGAAGATGCGATCGGGATCGGGTAATGCATCCAGCTTGTCGGGTGCGGTTCCGTGAATGCTCGTCAAGTTTTGCAGCTTGAACTTAGCGGCATTTTGGTGGATGAGGGTTACGCCAGTCGTCGTTTTTTCCACGGCATACACCTGGGACGTGGGACACAGGCGGGCAATTTCTACAGCGACAGATCCCGTTCCGGCTCCCAAATCCCACACCGTTTGTCCGTCTTGCAATGCGAGTTCCGCCAGAGCCAACACCCGCACATCCCGCTTGGTGATCAAATTGGGGCGATCGCTGAAGCTGTCGAACATTGAATCCGCGATTCCGAATTTTGGGAGAGCGGCAAGGTCAACCGCAGTGGAGTCTGCTTGTCGTAACAAAATCACGACATTGAGCGGCGAAAATGATGAGTCTGCCATCTGAGTTAACTGATCTGGCGCGAACTCATGGACGTGCTCGGTATCCGCTCCTAAATCCTCACACACCCAAATCCGATAGCGCCCAGCCAGATCAGCAGCGCATACCATGCGGGCGATCGCCTGGGGCGTATTTACTGCATCCGTCAGAATCGCAAGCTTTTCTACCTGTCGTTGGATGGCGTTTAGCAACAGGTCAGGCGATCGCCCATGAGCGCTCACGACCTCCGCATCCTGCCAGGGAACTTTGATACGGCTGAAGGCAAGCTGAATCGAGCTAGGACAGGGGTGAAAGGTAATGTCTGAGGCGGGAATCTCCGTCAGCAGGAGCCGACCCAGCCCAAAAAAGAGGGGATCGCCAGAGGTCAAAACGACCAGGTAGGTACCGGGATCAGAGTCCTGAACTTGGGCAAGCCAGCGCTGAATTTGGGCGATCGCCTCTGCCAGATTTCCCAGCCGAATTTTTTCACCGAGATTATTAGTAACGTAACCTAAATGGCGATCGCTCCCCACGAGGACAGAGGCTTGATGCACAAGGGACTGAAGCGATGGGGAAAGGCCAGCCAATCCGTCCATTCCGATCCCGACCACGTGAATGCGCGTCATTCCCCGGACTCCAGACCGTCCCAGGCCAGTAGGGTGAGGGCATTGACGATGCCTGCGGCGACGGCTGATCCCCCTTTGCGTCCTTGTATCCGAATCTGAGGCACCGCAACCTGGGCAAGACGCTGCTTCGACTCCACCACCGCAATGAATCCTACCGGAACCCCCACTACCAATGGCGGATAGTGCTCGGACGATTCCATCTGATCACAAAGGGCGATCAGGGCGGTGGGGGCATTGCCAATCACATACACAGCATTGGGATACTGATCCCAACAGTGGAGCAATCCGGTTTCGGTGCGAGTTTTACCCGGTAGCGCATCCTGAGCCTGCTCAACTGCGGCAATGATTGGGTTGCCAAAGGTTTTTGCCATCAGGGATTGGATGCCCTGTTTCACCATGCCGACATCGGTGACAATGGGACAGCCGTTTTGGATCGCCTGAAGGCCGGAGGCGATCGCCCCTTCGCTGAACACGATCAGATCTTTGAACTCAAAATCCGCCGTGCTGTGAATCACCCGCCGCACGATGGCGTATTCCGCTGGGGTGAATGGATGGGAGCCAATTTCCCGGTCGATTACAGCAAAGCTTTGCACCAAGATCGGATGATTCAACGACGCCATGTCTACTCGCGCTAAAAACTATCCCTGAAAAAACTTTCCGGGAATTTCTCCGTAATCATCATAATCGGCTCTCGCTTCGAAAACACGCGGTAGGTGCGCGATAGCAATGCCTCGTCTGGACTAATCCTGAAATAGGAGGCCAATGATCCCGCAGGTTCCTTGGCGGTATCGATAATTTCCTTAAAGGTTTCCAGCTTGTGTTCTAGCCAGAGCCGACCGAGGGGCGTTTGCGACACTAGGAGTTCTTGCTTGAAGGTTTCCTCTAGGCGATCGGGTACGAGAAACGACTCCGCATAAATGAAGTTGCGCCGACTAATCTTGCCTTGGAGCAGAATCCGCCGATCAATCACATCCATCCCCGTTTCGACCTCTAGGGGAGCGATCGCCTGTTCCAGGGAGTAGGAACGCTCCGAGAGTTTGACTAAATGGATTTGCTCGCACAGATACGCGGCCAAAATTTCGGTCAGAGTGCCATCCGTAGTCAACAAAATTCGCTGAAAACGACTGAGGACGGATGGATCAATGTAGTCGCGGGTGAGGGCTTTTTGAACGTCTAGGGCAGGATGGATGAACGGCGTCATGGCAGATTCGTTTTCCAGATTTGAGAACACTAGGGTAATGGGCGACATCAAACCAACTAGGTATGATTACTCTTTCCATTGTGCCGCGAAAAATGGCTTGATTCCGATCTGCATAGACGAATGACCGAGCGACTTTTTTCTCTGCTTCCCCTATCAGTAATTCAACCGCCTGAAACAGTTTCTGCTCTAACAACTCTGCGGCGAGACGCTCCGGCGGAATACCCATAGTTTCCGCTTGTTGCCGGATAGCCGTAAAAACCGGATCACTGAGTTCTAGAGTCAGAGTTTGGCTCATAAGACTATTACGGTACAGCTAGACCATAATTATGGACTCATAAATTGGTGTAGTACGAGATAGAACTATTAATCAGAAACCCCTAAGAAAATCAATGCTACAACGCACTACGCGTTGTATCACTACATCACAGTATGGTGTCACAGCGTTGCCAATCGTTCCAGCAATAGTTGGTAGAATCCTGCGGCATCGGCGGAGCGCAGCACATGGGCATTGGGCGATCGCTCCCCCACATTCCAAATATCCACAATCGTTTGTCCTATGGCCTGTTCGCTCTGCAGCTCCACGGCAACGTGAGCCGGATGTCCCGTAAACAGTTCGGGTTGAATCAGGTATGCAATCACGCAGGGATCATGGAGCGGACTGCCCGGAATACCGTAGCGCTCGGCATCAAAGGTTCCGTAGTGGGCAAGCAGGGCGGCGGCGGCCTTAGCAACGGGAGTGGCGATCGCCTCTATAGCGGTTAAACGTTCCGGTGTGGTCAGGACTTGATGAGTCACATCCAGGCTAATCATCGTCATCGGGACACCGCTGGTCAGCACAACATGAGCCGCGTGGGGATCGACGTAGATGTTGAATTCAGCCGTGGGGGTCACGTTACCGTGGGTGATCGCTCCCCCCATCATCACAATCTCCCGAATGTTTTTAAGAATGGCGGGCTGCTGAATCATCGCAACGGCTAAGTTGGTCAATGGCCCTAGGGTAGCGATCGTGATCGGTTCCGGGGCATTGATCAGCGTATCGATCAAAAATTCCACGCCATGCCGAGGGTGAAGCGGTACTGAGGGAGAGGGCAAATCTACCCCCTCTAATCCGGTTTCGCCATGCACCTCCTCTGCCGTGGTGAGCGATCGCACCAAGGGCCGAGGGCATCCAGCCATAACCGGGATATCTAACCGATTTGCCAACTCACAAATCTTGCGGGCGTTGGTGTGGGTATGGTGGAGCGGCACATTTCCAGCCACGGTGGTAATGCCAAGGATCTCTAACTCTGGCGAGGCAAAGGCCAACAAAAGGGCGATCGCGTCGTCAACACCGGGATCACAGTCAATAATCAGCGGTAGGGTCATAGGTAGGATTCACAAACTATCCGTCATTTTCAGCGATTTTGAGGGACACACATCACGCCTGCAATTATTTCCATATCTGTCGTTTTTCCTCTACTTATCACGGACGCTGAGGCAGACTTCTTGGTTACAAGTATTCAAATGGTGGCGAACGAAATGGAGCATGGACGCATTCCGATGGAAACGATGGATAAGGTGGCTCGGTTTGCAATTGGCCTGTAATGCCTAAAACGGTTCCGGAGGTAGGTCTGGAGAGGTAATTTTAGGAGCAAGCAGTCCCTCCTGTACAGCTTGCTATACCTCCCATAGACCAGGATTCCCCATACAGATATGAGGACGTTTTGCTAACGTATCGGACAAATCCACGCGCTAAGATGACTCTGCCAGCCTATTTCGTTGACTTATGAAACTGAGCCTCTGGGGCGATCGCCCCTCATCCCCAACCGATGAATTTGGAACGCTCACAACGTCAACCAAGTTAGCCTACGGAGTCGGAACCATCGGGATTTCAATGACGGGAAATATCCTGGCCTTCT from Synechococcales cyanobacterium T60_A2020_003 carries:
- the cbiE gene encoding precorrin-6y C5,15-methyltransferase (decarboxylating) subunit CbiE gives rise to the protein MTRIHVVGIGMDGLAGLSPSLQSLVHQASVLVGSDRHLGYVTNNLGEKIRLGNLAEAIAQIQRWLAQVQDSDPGTYLVVLTSGDPLFFGLGRLLLTEIPASDITFHPCPSSIQLAFSRIKVPWQDAEVVSAHGRSPDLLLNAIQRQVEKLAILTDAVNTPQAIARMVCAADLAGRYRIWVCEDLGADTEHVHEFAPDQLTQMADSSFSPLNVVILLRQADSTAVDLAALPKFGIADSMFDSFSDRPNLITKRDVRVLALAELALQDGQTVWDLGAGTGSVAVEIARLCPTSQVYAVEKTTTGVTLIHQNAAKFKLQNLTSIHGTAPDKLDALPDPDRIFIGGSGGQLEKILDYSRHRLRPAGIIVLAIATLEHLSRTTAWLDRRSDQWQAQFLQVQLARSVPVASLTRFAPINPVTLVRISPLPQ
- a CDS encoding AbrB family transcriptional regulator, giving the protein MSDELPTTPLTGKALLQKVKELSNVPRREKAKRCGYYTVGKNNQTRVNLADFFEAVLAAKGTQLSTESVKDGRGREPTYRVSVHRNGQLVIGSTYTEKMGLKPGDEFKIKLGYKHIHLIQVDADKDDDED
- a CDS encoding nucleoside hydrolase — translated: MTLPLIIDCDPGVDDAIALLLAFASPELEILGITTVAGNVPLHHTHTNARKICELANRLDIPVMAGCPRPLVRSLTTAEEVHGETGLEGVDLPSPSVPLHPRHGVEFLIDTLINAPEPITIATLGPLTNLAVAMIQQPAILKNIREIVMMGGAITHGNVTPTAEFNIYVDPHAAHVVLTSGVPMTMISLDVTHQVLTTPERLTAIEAIATPVAKAAAALLAHYGTFDAERYGIPGSPLHDPCVIAYLIQPELFTGHPAHVAVELQSEQAIGQTIVDIWNVGERSPNAHVLRSADAAGFYQLLLERLATL
- a CDS encoding CPBP family intramembrane metalloprotease; this encodes MTAIAFFGFWVGLWLPIAVPVAIALQWRPFQSITPTQKLPLVLTLYTVAPLALWIVNHATDRSWASYGWGFNVQLLASWGIGLLVGIVGLLLAYGLQVRLGWLNWVCSNEGSKSLTLDAIAQTAGLTLLLATVVGAVEELIFRGFLLNCLQGSAGIVTGAIASSAIFALLHLVWEGRKGLWQLPGLWLMGIALVLARSVDQGQLGLPWGLHAGWVWVVASLDALPGMKPSGQVPDWVTGMAGHPLAGMVGIGFMLLMAIALYVIDRVGLIGAMG
- a CDS encoding DUF98 domain-containing protein, which produces MTPFIHPALDVQKALTRDYIDPSVLSRFQRILLTTDGTLTEILAAYLCEQIHLVKLSERSYSLEQAIAPLEVETGMDVIDRRILLQGKISRRNFIYAESFLVPDRLEETFKQELLVSQTPLGRLWLEHKLETFKEIIDTAKEPAGSLASYFRISPDEALLSRTYRVFSKREPIMMITEKFPESFFRDSF
- a CDS encoding cobalt-precorrin-8X methylmutase, giving the protein MASLNHPILVQSFAVIDREIGSHPFTPAEYAIVRRVIHSTADFEFKDLIVFSEGAIASGLQAIQNGCPIVTDVGMVKQGIQSLMAKTFGNPIIAAVEQAQDALPGKTRTETGLLHCWDQYPNAVYVIGNAPTALIALCDQMESSEHYPPLVVGVPVGFIAVVESKQRLAQVAVPQIRIQGRKGGSAVAAGIVNALTLLAWDGLESGE